One region of Pseudomonas alvandae genomic DNA includes:
- a CDS encoding type II secretion system F family protein: MKGIPGEFILIFLGMVFIAVFLLSQGVVVPVFGEAGKMRKRIRGRLLVLEKANHLPNMQTVLRQKYLTRLSPLEARLEQLPFMANLTQLIEQAGHEYRAYRVMLLGLAIGAAVGALVLMVWPIWWVALLVAFAVAWLPVLKILRDRNKRFAAFEEGLPDALDAMCRALRAGHPFNETLRLVAEEHKGPVAQEFGMTFSDINYGNDVRRAMLGLLERMPSMTVMMLVTSILIHRETGGNLTEVLERLSRLIRGRFRFQRKVRTLSAEGRMSAWVLVAIPFVLAIAIVVTSPSYMPVLVNDPIGHKLIFGAFCAMLVGIFWIRKIIRIQV, translated from the coding sequence ATGAAAGGTATCCCGGGCGAATTCATCCTGATCTTCCTTGGCATGGTGTTCATTGCCGTGTTCCTGCTGTCCCAGGGCGTGGTGGTGCCGGTGTTCGGCGAGGCCGGGAAAATGCGCAAGCGCATTCGCGGTCGCTTGCTCGTCCTGGAGAAAGCCAACCACCTGCCGAACATGCAGACCGTACTGCGGCAAAAATACCTGACGCGCCTGTCTCCCCTGGAAGCCCGGCTGGAACAGCTGCCGTTCATGGCCAACCTGACTCAGTTGATCGAGCAGGCCGGTCATGAGTACCGCGCCTATCGGGTGATGTTGCTTGGCCTGGCCATTGGCGCGGCGGTGGGTGCCTTGGTGTTGATGGTCTGGCCGATCTGGTGGGTGGCGCTGTTGGTGGCGTTTGCCGTGGCCTGGTTGCCGGTGCTGAAAATCCTGCGCGATCGCAACAAGCGTTTTGCCGCGTTCGAGGAAGGTTTGCCGGACGCCCTGGATGCCATGTGCCGGGCCTTGCGCGCCGGCCATCCCTTCAACGAAACCCTGCGCCTGGTCGCCGAGGAGCATAAGGGGCCGGTCGCCCAGGAATTCGGCATGACCTTCTCCGACATCAACTATGGCAACGACGTGCGCAGAGCCATGCTCGGCCTGCTGGAGCGCATGCCGAGCATGACCGTGATGATGCTGGTGACGTCGATCCTGATCCACCGCGAGACCGGCGGCAACCTGACCGAAGTACTGGAACGCCTGAGCCGGTTGATCCGTGGGCGTTTCCGTTTCCAGCGCAAGGTCCGGACGCTGTCGGCCGAAGGGCGTATGTCCGCCTGGGTGCTGGTGGCGATTCCTTTCGTGCTGGCGATCGCCATCGTGGTGACCAGCCCCAGTTACATGCCGGTACTGGTCAATGACCCCATCGGCCACAAGCTGATCTTCGGCGCGTTCTGCGCCATGTTGGTGGGGATTTTCTGGATCCGGAAGATCATTCGGATCCAGGTCTAA
- a CDS encoding type II secretion system F family protein — protein MDFLLGLFSRFTGNEELARLLFVTVIGVSTVLAAGAVLLMMLGLQDPVQRRLALIKRGYAGSATGQEAPGNLQLLLERVGQRFASTDTTQTSATQTLLTHAGYRSASAVQMYWAVRLMLPLVMIGVALLLLPMVKVSLAIGLLAVVLMAGIGWLVPALYVGKRKNARQGRLRAAFPDALDLMVVCVESGLALPTTIERVAEEMSVSQVELAEELALVNAQIRAGITSTEALKQLAVRTGLEDIQGLVSLLAQSIRFGTSVADTLRIYADEFRDRRTQAAEEMGAKIGTKLIFPLIFCLWPSFFLVAIGPAMIGVFRAFGNM, from the coding sequence ATGGACTTTTTGCTCGGGTTGTTCAGTCGATTCACCGGGAACGAGGAGCTTGCGCGCCTGCTGTTCGTCACCGTGATTGGCGTCAGTACGGTGTTGGCGGCCGGTGCCGTGCTGTTGATGATGCTGGGTCTGCAAGACCCGGTGCAGCGTCGGCTGGCGTTGATCAAGCGCGGTTATGCCGGTAGCGCGACGGGGCAGGAGGCGCCCGGTAATCTGCAACTGCTACTGGAGCGAGTCGGCCAGCGCTTCGCCTCGACCGACACGACCCAGACGTCCGCGACCCAGACGTTGCTGACCCATGCCGGTTATCGATCCGCTTCGGCGGTGCAGATGTATTGGGCGGTGCGCCTGATGCTGCCCCTGGTGATGATCGGCGTTGCCTTGTTGTTGCTGCCGATGGTCAAGGTCTCACTGGCCATCGGCCTGCTGGCGGTGGTCCTCATGGCGGGCATTGGTTGGCTGGTGCCGGCGCTCTATGTCGGCAAGCGCAAGAACGCACGGCAAGGTCGGCTGCGCGCCGCATTTCCGGATGCGCTGGACCTGATGGTGGTCTGCGTCGAGTCGGGCCTGGCCTTGCCCACCACCATCGAACGGGTGGCTGAAGAAATGTCCGTCAGCCAGGTCGAGCTGGCCGAGGAACTGGCGCTGGTCAACGCGCAGATCCGCGCGGGCATCACCAGCACCGAGGCGCTCAAGCAACTGGCCGTGCGCACCGGCCTGGAGGACATCCAGGGCCTGGTCAGCCTGTTGGCGCAAAGTATCCGTTTCGGCACCAGCGTGGCCGATACCCTGCGGATCTACGCCGATGAGTTCCGCGACCGGCGGACCCAGGCTGCCGAAGAAATGGGCGCCAAAATCGGCACCAAACTGATCTTCCCGCTGATCTTCTGCCTATGGCCAAGCTTCTTCCTGGTCGCCATCGGCCCCGCCATGATCGGCGTGTTCAGGGCTTTCGGGAACATGTAG
- a CDS encoding IS3 family transposase, with protein sequence MIAELRESFPTAVVCRVFGVKRSSFYEWIQRRAKPRIRREELRLKVVELHSESREAMGSRMISKGLKAQKITAGRSLVRALMREANIVSKQRQPHPFRSRGVEAFVAPNRLKRNFKPAAIDQVWCGDVTSLMVGKRWLHLAIVIDLYARRVIGWAFSLVNDANLVSKALRMATEVRTCPPGLMFHSDQGCQYTSRKFQEELTRHGILQSMSHRGQCWDNAPTERFFGTLKSEWVPRNGYGLIEEAKTDMVRFFMYYNRTRLHSYNNYLSPIAMEQKAA encoded by the coding sequence ATGATCGCAGAGCTAAGAGAGTCATTTCCGACGGCCGTGGTGTGTCGTGTTTTCGGTGTGAAGCGCAGCAGCTTTTATGAGTGGATTCAACGGCGGGCCAAGCCGCGGATCAGACGTGAAGAACTCAGGTTGAAAGTCGTTGAGCTGCACAGCGAAAGCCGCGAAGCCATGGGCTCCAGAATGATTAGCAAAGGCCTGAAGGCTCAGAAAATAACAGCTGGAAGGAGCCTTGTTCGAGCGCTGATGAGGGAGGCCAACATTGTCAGTAAACAACGTCAGCCCCACCCCTTCAGATCCAGAGGCGTGGAGGCATTTGTCGCGCCCAATCGGCTAAAACGCAACTTCAAACCGGCGGCAATCGATCAGGTTTGGTGTGGCGACGTGACCAGTCTGATGGTGGGCAAACGCTGGCTTCATCTGGCCATCGTGATTGATTTGTATGCTCGCAGGGTCATTGGCTGGGCTTTTTCTCTGGTTAATGACGCCAACTTGGTCAGCAAAGCGCTACGCATGGCGACAGAAGTACGAACGTGTCCTCCTGGGCTGATGTTTCACTCAGATCAAGGATGTCAGTACACCAGTCGCAAGTTTCAAGAAGAACTGACGCGCCACGGCATTTTGCAAAGCATGAGCCATCGAGGGCAGTGCTGGGACAACGCTCCAACTGAGCGCTTTTTTGGCACGCTAAAGTCAGAGTGGGTACCTCGCAACGGCTATGGCCTGATCGAGGAGGCAAAAACGGACATGGTGCGTTTCTTCATGTACTACAACCGCACTAGGCTCCACAGCTACAACAACTACCTGTCGCCAATAGCCATGGAGCAAAAAGCGGCATAA
- a CDS encoding transposase, whose protein sequence is MNERKVYTREFKLHAASMVLDDNCPVLDVCASLDIGPTALRRWVDQVRKEREGQPVKGTKAITEDQRQIQELKAKIKRMEMEAEILKKATALLMSDPDRFR, encoded by the coding sequence ATGAACGAAAGAAAGGTCTATACCCGCGAGTTCAAGCTGCACGCTGCCAGCATGGTGCTTGATGATAACTGCCCGGTTCTAGATGTGTGTGCATCACTGGATATCGGGCCCACTGCTTTGCGACGCTGGGTTGATCAGGTTCGCAAGGAGCGTGAGGGGCAGCCAGTTAAAGGCACCAAGGCGATTACCGAAGATCAACGCCAGATTCAGGAATTGAAGGCCAAGATCAAGCGCATGGAAATGGAAGCCGAAATATTAAAAAAGGCTACCGCTCTCTTGATGTCGGATCCCGATCGTTTCCGATGA
- a CDS encoding DUF3613 domain-containing protein: MKTQQLLIVCLTCLSTSAWAIDPGPSSAAQQGTESWMQLQIRGVVASTNLQTASAAERELAMQRWLNSFTYPIPMFFDQDMGGDVSKSE, from the coding sequence ATGAAGACCCAACAATTGTTGATCGTATGCCTGACTTGCCTGTCCACTTCCGCCTGGGCGATCGACCCAGGCCCGTCTTCGGCGGCGCAGCAAGGGACCGAGAGCTGGATGCAACTGCAAATCCGCGGCGTGGTGGCCTCCACCAACCTGCAAACCGCCTCGGCCGCCGAACGCGAGCTGGCCATGCAGCGCTGGCTCAACAGCTTTACTTACCCGATCCCGATGTTCTTCGACCAGGACATGGGGGGAGACGTCAGCAAGAGTGAGTGA